The following are encoded together in the Chiloscyllium plagiosum isolate BGI_BamShark_2017 chromosome 19, ASM401019v2, whole genome shotgun sequence genome:
- the mterf2 gene encoding transcription termination factor 2, mitochondrial — protein sequence MFRLGLLYSGRYGEHWFPSALCSQGLYRGCLQFTASSAQRKENRQTVESLKQLSVDVARIRQLKNWVLLVNEVYVYETASILKEIGVEGKKVALILERYPEAILCKPAEIRAQQELWGRLCTNEKELARIIERFPESFFTIKNHKNRQDNIKYFQALNINNRIIGRLLVSSPQTFCSGVDQNRAVIENLQQTYLQLGGKQADMRIWLMKLLSQNPFIFLKPPNLVCENLTFLQSLGFSNAELLKLISKLKGLIAELSLSTMEKSSAFCRQSLQCTDEGLKIIFMSCPALLYFSAPILEERLTAILREGFSVEQVRASPTVLELSPQIVHRRIKRLISLGYDVKRDSLELLTGTKKDFEVRCGKMNWRKERPLFNPVAPLSIED from the coding sequence ATGTTTCGATTAGGATTGTTATACAGTGGACGGTATGGGGAACATTGGTTTCCTTCAGCCCTATGCAGCCAAGGACTGTACAGAGGCTGCCTTCAGTTCACAGCCTCCAGTGCACAGCGAAAGGAAAACAGACAGACTGTGGAGAGTCTGAAGCAGCTGTCAGTGGACGTAGCGAGGATTCGTCAGCTGAAAAACTGGGTTTTGCTTGTGAACGAGGTTTATGTCTATGAAACTGCCAGCATTTTAAAGGAAATAGGAGTTGAGGGGAAGAAGGTAGCCCTCATTTTGGAACGATATCCTGAGGCCATCCTCTGCAAGCCAGCAGAAATCAGAGCCCAGCAGGAGTTATGGGGCAGATTGTGCACCAATGAGAAGGAACTGGCAAGAATTATTGAGCGCTTCCCAGAATCATTCTTTACAATAAAAAACCACAAGAATCGACAGGACAATATCAAATATTTCCAAGCATTAAACATAAATAACAGGATCATCGGTCGCTTGCTGGTCAGTTCTCCCCAGACTTTCTGTAGTGGTGTGGATCAGAACAGGGCTGTGATTGAGAATTTACAGCAGACCTACCTTCAGCTGGGTGGTAAACAGGCTGACATGAGGATCTGGTTAATGAAACTGCTGAGCCAAAATCCTTTCATTTTTTTGAAACCTCCAAACTTGGTGTGTGAAAACCTGACCTTTCTGCAATCCttaggcttcagcaatgctgagCTCCTAAAGCTCATCTCCAAGCTCAAAGGGTTGATAGCCGAGCTATCCCTCAGTACTATGGAGAAAAGCAGTGCATTCTGTCGACAGTCATTGCAGTGCACTGATGAGGGATTGAAGATCATTTTCATGAGCTGCCCGGCCTTGCTGTACTTCTCGGCTCCCATATTGGAGGAGCGCCTCACTGCCATTTTACGGGAAGGGTTTTCAGTGGAACAGGTCAGAGCGAGCCCTACAGTTCTCGAGCTGTCTCCACAGATTGTGCACCGTCGCATAAAGAGGCTGATCTCTTTAGGGTATGATGTGAAAAGAGACAGCCTGGAACTGCTCACAGGAACCAAGAAGGATTTTGAAGTCCGTTGTGGAAAGATGAACTGGAGGAAAGAGAGACCCTTGTTTAACCCAGTTGCTCCCTTGAGCATTGAGGACTAA